In Aulosira sp. FACHB-615, a single window of DNA contains:
- a CDS encoding anti-sigma regulatory factor, with protein MKSELHVPSDLNYLNIVESWLLGCLKVKLGDSVDWSRQSSRLRLALVEAYSNVVRHAHKEQPNLPVLLRLELKDRDISLEIWDYGEGYDMSTYLAPNPVDKQEGGYGWLIMNRLMDKVEYQLQVNGANCLKLEATIPELVK; from the coding sequence ATGAAAAGTGAGCTTCATGTACCAAGTGATTTGAATTATTTAAATATCGTCGAAAGCTGGTTGCTGGGATGCTTGAAAGTCAAGCTAGGAGATTCTGTAGATTGGTCTCGGCAGTCCAGTCGTTTACGATTGGCTTTGGTAGAAGCCTACTCTAATGTGGTGCGTCATGCCCACAAAGAGCAGCCAAATTTACCAGTATTACTGCGTTTAGAACTCAAAGACCGAGACATTTCCCTAGAAATCTGGGACTATGGCGAAGGCTACGATATGTCTACTTACCTAGCACCTAATCCCGTCGATAAACAAGAAGGGGGTTATGGGTGGCTAATTATGAATCGGTTAATGGATAAGGTAGAGTACCAATTACAAGTTAATGGCGCTAATTGCTTGAAATTAGAAGCTACAATTCCTGAATTGGTGAAATAA
- a CDS encoding SpoIIE family protein phosphatase yields MTETEVEKLKLMIVDDELDNLDLLYRTFRRDFQVFKANHALSALDILEKEGEMAVIISDQRMPEMNGTEFLSRTVERFPDTIRILLTGFTDVEDLVDAINSGQVFKYITKPWNPERLKLLVEQATETYRLVKQRTQELRRALRRESLFNEVTTAIRESLDYGNMLQKIVATIGQTFDATCCLLIPVEGDRLTNDKFSYQDANSSILNFAFDHSLFEKVVETRHYQLNQETFDGNPCNYLVVPLTYQQQLLAVLALYQVGRDELWPDEDIKLITGVADQAALALFQAKLYQRLQEKQEQIHAELEVARQIQHNLLRQSLPDIKEAKLQACCYPAREVGGDFFEVFVHPKGDLWLAVGDVSGKGVPAALFMASAISVLRRELSQETPAEPHIIVQNLNHALCNDLISNNCFITLVLACYTPSTKELVYANAGHIYPLLWSRQTDSTQQPNYLKVRGIPLGILPTWKALSGRVNLSTGDTLLLASDGITEASVSSELLKCEQPDANLSPSSHSMLNQEGLWQLLQTEPQPLSLNHLLARIQANNQVQEDDQTILSLEVL; encoded by the coding sequence ATGACTGAGACAGAGGTAGAAAAACTCAAGCTCATGATTGTCGATGATGAGCTAGATAATTTGGATTTACTCTACCGCACTTTTAGGCGAGATTTTCAAGTATTTAAAGCCAATCATGCCCTAAGTGCGCTGGACATATTGGAAAAAGAAGGTGAGATGGCCGTGATCATCTCAGATCAAAGAATGCCAGAAATGAATGGCACGGAATTTCTCAGTCGCACAGTAGAAAGGTTTCCTGATACCATTAGGATTCTTTTAACTGGCTTTACTGATGTGGAAGATTTGGTCGATGCTATCAACTCCGGTCAAGTATTCAAATATATCACAAAGCCTTGGAATCCTGAACGGCTCAAGTTACTAGTTGAACAAGCTACTGAGACATATCGTTTAGTCAAACAACGCACTCAAGAGTTGCGTCGGGCGCTACGCCGAGAATCTTTGTTTAATGAGGTGACAACAGCAATTCGAGAATCTCTCGATTATGGCAATATGTTGCAGAAAATTGTTGCCACCATCGGACAAACCTTTGATGCTACTTGTTGTTTGCTGATTCCGGTAGAAGGCGATCGCTTAACCAATGATAAATTTTCTTATCAAGATGCCAATTCTTCTATATTAAATTTTGCCTTTGACCATAGTTTGTTTGAGAAGGTTGTCGAAACTCGTCATTATCAACTCAATCAAGAAACCTTTGATGGCAACCCTTGTAACTATCTGGTAGTTCCTCTTACCTATCAGCAGCAACTATTAGCCGTACTTGCACTGTATCAGGTAGGACGTGATGAGCTTTGGCCAGATGAAGATATTAAATTGATTACAGGTGTCGCCGACCAAGCCGCTTTAGCTCTTTTTCAGGCGAAACTTTATCAACGCCTACAAGAAAAACAAGAGCAAATTCACGCTGAATTGGAAGTAGCACGCCAAATTCAACATAATTTGCTCCGCCAAAGCTTACCTGATATCAAAGAGGCAAAACTACAAGCCTGCTGCTATCCAGCGCGAGAAGTAGGAGGCGATTTTTTTGAAGTATTTGTCCACCCCAAAGGCGATTTATGGTTAGCAGTAGGTGATGTTTCCGGGAAAGGTGTACCTGCGGCTTTATTCATGGCTAGTGCCATTTCTGTACTGCGGCGCGAATTATCTCAAGAAACACCAGCCGAACCTCATATCATCGTCCAAAATCTCAATCATGCTTTGTGTAATGACTTAATTAGTAACAATTGTTTTATTACTCTCGTATTAGCTTGTTATACACCTAGTACAAAAGAACTAGTATATGCTAATGCTGGACATATCTACCCTCTACTATGGTCTCGCCAAACTGACTCAACCCAGCAGCCCAACTATCTTAAAGTACGTGGCATTCCTTTAGGGATCTTACCTACTTGGAAAGCACTCTCAGGAAGAGTAAATCTTTCCACTGGAGATACTTTATTGTTAGCTAGTGATGGGATTACTGAAGCATCAGTATCCAGTGAGTTACTAAAATGCGAACAACCAGATGCTAATCTTTCGCCAAGTAGCCACTCTATGCTGAACCAAGAAGGTCTTTGGCAACTTCTCCAAACAGAGCCACAACCACTTTCTCTGAACCATTTACTAGCTCGTATCCAAGCAAATAACCAAGTTCAAGAAGACGATCAAACTATACTTTCACTAGAGGTTTTATAA